The following proteins are encoded in a genomic region of Natrinema sp. DC36:
- a CDS encoding universal stress protein, with the protein MHLLVALEDSEPGWAALEFACTEHTDDEITVIHAVDPTDSGYGEVAHLGPETLLERQREEAEELLADADARAAEHGRSIDTAVGVGQPADAIVDYATENAIDLIIVGSHGRTGFSRVLLGSVAERVARQAPVPVTIVR; encoded by the coding sequence ATGCACCTGCTAGTCGCCCTCGAGGACTCGGAGCCGGGGTGGGCGGCACTCGAGTTCGCATGTACGGAACACACCGACGACGAGATCACGGTCATCCACGCCGTCGACCCCACGGACAGCGGCTACGGTGAGGTCGCACACCTCGGACCGGAGACGCTGCTCGAGCGCCAGCGCGAGGAGGCGGAGGAACTGCTCGCGGACGCCGACGCTCGCGCGGCCGAGCACGGCCGTTCGATCGACACGGCGGTCGGCGTCGGGCAGCCGGCGGACGCCATCGTCGACTACGCGACGGAGAACGCGATCGACCTGATCATCGTCGGCAGCCACGGTCGGACCGGCTTCTCGAGGGTCCTGCTCGGCAGCGTCGCGGAACGGGTCGCTCGGCAGGCTCCCGTGCCCGTGACGATCGTTCGATGA